The Lysinibacillus timonensis nucleotide sequence ATAGCAGTGTCAATTACTTCTTGTGGAACACTGATTTCTTCAACACCATTAATATTAGTGAATGCCATTGTTGTATTCATTAATACCGATTGACCTGAAGTAGATTCAACCATTTCCATATCCATTGTAATTTCTTCTGTATCAAAAGTCTCTTTGTTAATAACAATTACATAACTCATATCTTTAAATTCAATGCTCTCAAGAACAGATTGATCCTCAGCAGGTATAGCCCCCGTACTTAGCGCTTGTTCTAATAAGAAATCATTAAATTTTTCACCAGATGCATCTAAAGTTAAGATGTACTGGTCATCAGTTTGTTCAAAAGCAAAGTCTTCAATAAACTCTTGAAGCATAGCGAGTTGTTGAGAAGCATCCGCTTGACTTGCTGATTGGCCCATCATTTCTTCAAAACCTTCAGACGGCATTTTATTCCAAGACTCTGACATTTCATCAAACATATAAAAACCATCTTTAACTAAATACATTTCATAGCCCATTGGCATTTCTTCACCAGTAGCTGGGTCTGCCATTGTTGATGTACCCTTTGCATACATAGCCATCGGGTCCATTGTCATGTCCATTGTAAGATCGCTTTTAACATTTACTTCTTGACCTTCAGCAGTAATCACTTGTTCCATAGAAACTTCAGATGTAAGACTGTCTATTTCATTTTGTCTTTCCATTGCTTTTTCATA carries:
- a CDS encoding DUF6612 family protein; translation: MKKWTTLLFVCLFAMILTACNSTATPVEKEEDSSEQTANNGTNESTENKAPEVSELTLQEVYEKAMERQNEIDSLTSEVSMEQVITAEGQEVNVKSDLTMDMTMDPMAMYAKGTSTMADPATGEEMPMGYEMYLVKDGFYMFDEMSESWNKMPSEGFEEMMGQSASQADASQQLAMLQEFIEDFAFEQTDDQYILTLDASGEKFNDFLLEQALSTGAIPAEDQSVLESIEFKDMSYVIVINKETFDTEEITMDMEMVESTSGQSVLMNTTMAFTNINGVEEISVPQEVIDTAIELTF